A genomic region of Candidatus Pseudomonas phytovorans contains the following coding sequences:
- the pip gene encoding prolyl aminopeptidase, protein MQTLYPQIKPYARHDLAVEAPHVLYVDESGSPEGLPVVFIHGGPGAGCDAQSRCYFDPNLYRIITFDQRGCGRSTPHASLENNTTWHLVEDLERIREHLGIDKWVLFGGSWGSTLALAYAQTHPERVHGLILRGIFLCRPQEIEWFYQEGASRLFPDYWQDYIAPIPPEERGDLVSAFHKRLTGNDQIAQMHAAKAWSTWEGRTATLRPNPLVVDRFSEPQRALSIARIECHYFMNNAFLEPDQLIRDLPKIAHLPAVIVHGRYDVICPLDNAWALHQAWPNSELKVIRDAGHAASEPGITDALVRAADQMARRLLDLPLEEA, encoded by the coding sequence ATGCAGACCCTCTACCCGCAGATCAAACCCTACGCCCGGCACGATCTGGCCGTGGAAGCGCCGCATGTGCTGTATGTCGACGAAAGTGGCTCGCCAGAGGGGCTGCCCGTGGTGTTCATCCACGGTGGCCCGGGCGCCGGTTGCGACGCGCAGAGCCGTTGCTACTTTGACCCCAACCTGTACCGCATCATCACCTTCGACCAGCGCGGCTGTGGCCGCTCCACGCCCCACGCGAGCCTGGAGAACAACACCACCTGGCACCTGGTCGAGGACCTGGAGCGCATTCGCGAGCATCTGGGCATCGACAAATGGGTGCTGTTCGGCGGCTCGTGGGGCTCGACCCTGGCCCTTGCCTACGCCCAGACGCACCCCGAGCGCGTGCACGGCCTGATCCTGCGCGGCATCTTCCTGTGCCGGCCGCAGGAGATCGAGTGGTTCTACCAGGAGGGTGCCAGCCGCCTGTTCCCCGACTACTGGCAAGACTATATCGCGCCGATTCCCCCGGAAGAGCGCGGCGACCTGGTCAGCGCCTTCCACAAACGCTTGACCGGCAACGACCAGATCGCCCAGATGCATGCGGCCAAAGCCTGGTCCACCTGGGAGGGCCGTACCGCTACCCTGCGCCCCAACCCGCTGGTGGTCGACCGCTTCTCCGAGCCGCAGCGGGCGCTGTCGATTGCTCGGATCGAATGCCACTACTTCATGAACAACGCCTTCCTCGAGCCTGACCAGCTGATTCGTGACCTGCCGAAAATCGCCCACCTGCCGGCGGTGATCGTGCATGGCCGCTACGACGTGATCTGCCCACTGGACAACGCCTGGGCTCTGCACCAGGCCTGGCCGAACAGCGAGCTCAAGGTGATCCGTGACGCCGGCCACGCGGCGTCCGAGCCTGGCATCACCGATGCCCTGGTGCGTGCCGCCGACCAGATGGCCCGGCGCCTGCTCGACCTGCCGTTGGAAGAAGCGTGA